A genome region from Nocardia sp. NBC_01730 includes the following:
- a CDS encoding acetyl-CoA C-acetyltransferase, with protein sequence MTTEAYIYEAIRTPRGRGKKNGSLHSVKPIDLTVGLIQELRGRFPNLDEDRISDLILGVVAPVGDQGADIARTAVTVAGLPDTVGGFQLNRFCASGLEAVNLAAQKVRSGFDDLVLAGGVESMSRVPMGSDGGAWALDPATNYDTYFVPQGVSADLIATIEGFGRDDVDAYAVRSQELAAKATTGGYFAKSIVPVKDQNGIIVLDKDEHMRPGTTAEDLAKLQPSFAVIGEMGGFDAVALQKYYFVEKINHVHHGGNSSGIVDGAALVLVGSKEAGEASGLTPRARVVATATSGADSTIMLTGPTPAAKKALAKAGLTLDDIDLVEINEAFASVVLKFQKDLNVPDEKLNVNGGAIAMGHPLGATGAMITGTMVDELERRNGRYALITLCIGGGMGVATIIERV encoded by the coding sequence ATGACCACAGAGGCCTACATTTACGAGGCCATCCGCACTCCGCGCGGCCGCGGCAAGAAGAATGGCTCGCTGCACTCGGTCAAGCCGATCGACTTGACTGTTGGTCTGATCCAGGAGCTGCGCGGCCGTTTCCCGAACCTCGACGAGGACCGCATCTCCGACTTGATCCTCGGCGTGGTCGCGCCGGTCGGCGACCAGGGCGCCGACATCGCTCGCACGGCGGTGACCGTGGCCGGACTGCCCGACACCGTCGGCGGCTTCCAGCTCAACCGCTTCTGCGCCTCCGGCCTGGAGGCCGTCAACCTGGCCGCGCAGAAGGTCCGCTCCGGCTTCGACGACCTGGTTCTCGCCGGTGGCGTCGAGTCCATGTCCCGCGTGCCCATGGGTTCGGATGGCGGCGCGTGGGCGCTCGACCCGGCCACCAACTACGACACCTACTTCGTTCCGCAGGGTGTGTCCGCCGACCTGATCGCCACCATAGAGGGCTTCGGCCGCGACGACGTCGACGCTTACGCGGTGCGCTCGCAGGAGCTGGCCGCCAAGGCCACCACCGGCGGCTACTTCGCCAAGTCGATCGTTCCGGTCAAGGACCAGAACGGCATCATCGTGCTGGACAAGGACGAGCACATGCGTCCCGGCACCACCGCAGAGGACCTGGCGAAGCTGCAGCCGTCCTTCGCCGTGATCGGTGAGATGGGTGGCTTCGACGCGGTGGCGCTGCAGAAGTACTACTTCGTCGAGAAGATCAACCACGTCCACCACGGCGGTAACAGCTCCGGCATCGTCGACGGTGCCGCGCTCGTGCTCGTCGGTAGCAAGGAAGCGGGAGAGGCGTCGGGTCTCACCCCGCGTGCGCGCGTTGTCGCGACCGCCACCAGCGGCGCCGACTCGACCATCATGCTGACCGGTCCGACCCCGGCCGCCAAGAAGGCGCTGGCCAAGGCCGGACTGACGCTCGATGACATCGACCTGGTCGAGATCAACGAGGCGTTCGCCTCCGTGGTGCTGAAGTTCCAGAAGGACCTGAACGTCCCGGACGAGAAGCTGAACGTGAACGGCGGCGCGATCGCAATGGGCCACCCGCTGGGTGCGACCGGCGCGATGATCACCGGCACCATGGTCGACGAGCTGGAGCGCCGCAATGGCCGCTACGCGCTGATCACCCTGTGCATCGGCGGCGGCATGGGTGTGGCCACCATCATCGAGCGGGTCTGA